From the genome of Deinococcus sp. AJ005, one region includes:
- the rpmJ gene encoding 50S ribosomal protein L36, whose product MKVRSSVKKMCDGCKVIRRHGRVLIICSKEVKHKQRQG is encoded by the coding sequence ATGAAAGTTCGCAGCAGTGTCAAGAAAATGTGCGACGGCTGCAAGGTGATCCGCCGTCACGGACGGGTGCTGATCATTTGCAGCAAGGAAGTCAAGCACAAGCAGAGGCAAGGTTAA
- the infA gene encoding translation initiation factor IF-1, which produces MPEQREKKKKEESDTVRAEGVVTEALPNTTFRVKLDTGHDLLAYISGKMRIHYIRILPGDRVVLEISPYDTSRGRIVYRR; this is translated from the coding sequence ATGCCGGAACAGCGGGAAAAGAAGAAGAAGGAAGAGTCCGATACCGTACGCGCTGAGGGCGTGGTGACAGAGGCGTTGCCCAACACCACCTTTCGCGTAAAGCTGGATACGGGACACGATCTCCTGGCTTACATCAGCGGAAAGATGCGGATTCACTACATCCGTATCCTGCCTGGTGACCGTGTGGTTCTGGAAATCAGCCCGTACGACACGTCGCGCGGGCGCATCGTCTACCGCCGCTGA
- a CDS encoding VWA domain-containing protein yields the protein MTLPNSSATPERLRRWRLVLGGGEADGVSGEGGQDIGLSIEDKRMDDALSGLYDAPTGSRRGGLGASAPKVARWLADLREFFPADVVRVMQEDAIERLNLTQLLFEPEMLENVQADVNLVGTLLTLKGVMPAKAKDAARTVVRKVVDDLTKRLEEPTRAAVSGSLNRAQRNFRPRGPEIDWNATIRANLKSYLPEKRTIIPERLIGYGRKRRSLRDIVLCLDQSGSMASSVVYAGVFGAVLASLPAVSTRVVVFDTEVADLSENLSDPVDVLYGIQLGGGTDINRALAYCQGVIQRPEQTILVLISDLYEGGNEREMLARARTLKDSGVNMIALLALSDDGAPSYDHGVARAFAGLGIPSFACTPDHFPGLMAAAMRGDDVAAWAGTQGIVTRGGAAG from the coding sequence ATGACCCTTCCCAATTCATCCGCTACCCCCGAACGCCTGCGCCGCTGGAGACTCGTGCTGGGCGGCGGCGAGGCCGATGGCGTCAGCGGCGAGGGCGGCCAGGACATCGGCCTGTCCATCGAAGACAAACGCATGGACGACGCCCTGAGCGGCCTCTACGACGCCCCCACGGGTTCCCGGCGCGGCGGCCTGGGCGCAAGCGCGCCGAAGGTGGCCCGCTGGCTGGCCGACTTACGCGAATTCTTCCCTGCTGACGTGGTGCGCGTGATGCAGGAGGACGCCATCGAACGCCTGAATCTCACGCAACTCCTCTTCGAGCCGGAAATGCTGGAAAACGTGCAGGCCGACGTGAATCTGGTGGGCACGTTGCTCACGCTCAAGGGCGTGATGCCCGCCAAGGCGAAAGACGCCGCTCGCACCGTGGTCCGCAAGGTGGTGGATGACCTCACGAAGCGTCTGGAAGAACCCACCCGCGCCGCCGTGTCGGGCAGCCTGAACCGTGCCCAGCGCAACTTCCGCCCGCGTGGCCCGGAGATCGACTGGAACGCCACCATCCGCGCCAATCTCAAGTCTTACCTGCCCGAAAAGCGCACAATCATTCCCGAACGGCTGATCGGCTATGGGCGCAAACGCCGCAGCCTGCGCGACATCGTGCTGTGTCTGGATCAGTCGGGCAGCATGGCCAGCAGTGTGGTGTACGCGGGCGTGTTCGGCGCGGTGCTGGCCAGTTTGCCCGCCGTCAGCACCCGCGTGGTGGTCTTCGATACCGAAGTCGCGGACCTCTCCGAGAACCTGAGTGATCCGGTGGACGTGCTGTACGGCATTCAGTTGGGCGGCGGCACGGACATCAACCGCGCCTTGGCCTATTGCCAGGGTGTGATCCAGCGCCCAGAACAGACCATCCTGGTGCTGATCAGCGATCTGTACGAAGGCGGCAACGAGCGCGAGATGCTGGCCCGCGCCCGCACCCTCAAGGATTCGGGCGTGAATATGATCGCCCTGCTAGCCTTGTCGGATGACGGCGCACCCAGCTACGATCACGGCGTGGCGCGGGCCTTCGCGGGCCTGGGCATTCCGTCCTTCGCCTGCACCCCCGATCATTTCCCCGGCCTGATGGCGGCGGCCATGCGCGGCGACGATGTGGCGGCGTGGGCCGGAACGCAGGGCATCGTGACGAGGGGTGGAGCGGCGGGCTGA
- a CDS encoding DUF5682 family protein yields MTKSILTLFPIRHHGPGSARSLAGALERLRPDLVLVEGPADANPVLPFLAHPDFKPPVALLGYVNDDPARASFWPFAVFSPEFVAFQWAARLNVPARFMDLPASATLGFEREEEAESDLHSDPLRVLAEAAGYSDFERWWETLVEARGDGGDVFGAVLEVMAAVRADAPAPAGREAMREAHMRQTIRAAQKEGFQSIAVVCGAWHAPVLTELAAYPVKEDAALLKGLPKAKVTLTWVPWTHGRLSMHSGYGAGVRSPGYYHHLFTTPEHVTERWFARAARLLRGEKLEASSASVIEATRLANTLAGLRGRALPGLDELNEAALSVFGWDSDLPLRLIERQLIVGEALGEVPSDTPTVPLAQDLARQQKKLRVKVQPEQLEMTLDLRQDNDLARSALFHRLNLLGIPWAQERHAGGRGTFKEAWALAWQPEFSVRLVQASRYGQTVADAAGAQATETARTGASLSELTALLEAVRYADLPDALPAALDALDARAAVGADVADLLSALAPLARLARYGDVRGRDEVAKGADEAPARVFRTLLTRACVGLPTAAIGLAEDAAGVLQRAVDAGDASVRLLDEAGALAEWRAALLHLADRLEAHPLLVGDAVRRLRDSGELDGPEVERRVSLALGAARPGDVTAWLDGFLGHSAALLLHDSALLALLDGWLAGLEGDAFQESLPLLRRVFSRYEKPERRALGEAVRGGGPNRGEAVLELDDERAMRVVPVVLRLLGVRQ; encoded by the coding sequence ATGACGAAATCTATCCTCACCCTATTCCCCATCCGGCACCACGGCCCCGGCTCGGCGCGTTCACTGGCGGGGGCGCTGGAACGGCTCCGGCCCGATCTGGTGCTGGTGGAAGGCCCGGCAGATGCCAACCCCGTGCTGCCCTTCCTGGCCCACCCGGACTTCAAGCCGCCCGTGGCGCTGCTGGGCTACGTGAACGACGATCCGGCCCGCGCATCGTTTTGGCCGTTCGCCGTCTTCAGCCCGGAGTTCGTGGCGTTTCAGTGGGCGGCCCGTCTGAATGTTCCCGCCCGCTTTATGGACCTGCCCGCCAGCGCAACACTGGGTTTTGAACGCGAGGAAGAGGCCGAATCTGACCTCCATTCAGACCCCCTGCGCGTGCTGGCCGAGGCTGCCGGATACAGCGACTTTGAGCGCTGGTGGGAAACCCTGGTGGAAGCCAGGGGCGACGGCGGCGACGTATTCGGGGCGGTGCTGGAGGTGATGGCGGCGGTGCGGGCCGACGCGCCAGCCCCGGCGGGCCGCGAGGCCATGCGCGAGGCCCACATGCGACAGACGATTCGCGCCGCGCAGAAGGAAGGATTCCAGAGTATTGCCGTGGTCTGCGGAGCGTGGCACGCGCCCGTGCTGACGGAGCTGGCAGCGTACCCGGTCAAGGAGGATGCGGCGCTGCTCAAGGGCCTGCCCAAGGCCAAGGTCACGCTGACCTGGGTGCCGTGGACGCATGGGCGGCTGTCGATGCACAGTGGCTACGGCGCAGGCGTGCGCTCGCCGGGGTATTACCACCACCTGTTCACCACGCCTGAACACGTCACCGAACGCTGGTTTGCGCGGGCGGCGCGGCTGCTGCGCGGCGAGAAACTGGAGGCCAGCAGCGCCAGCGTGATCGAGGCCACCCGTCTGGCGAATACCCTGGCCGGACTACGGGGCCGCGCCCTCCCCGGCCTGGATGAGCTGAACGAGGCCGCCCTGAGCGTCTTCGGCTGGGACAGCGATTTGCCGTTGCGCCTGATCGAGCGCCAGTTGATCGTGGGCGAGGCATTGGGTGAGGTGCCTTCCGACACGCCCACCGTCCCGCTGGCGCAGGATCTGGCCCGTCAGCAGAAGAAGTTGCGCGTGAAGGTGCAGCCCGAACAACTGGAAATGACCCTGGATCTGCGCCAGGACAACGATCTGGCCCGGAGTGCCCTGTTTCACCGCCTGAATCTGCTGGGCATTCCCTGGGCGCAGGAACGGCACGCGGGCGGGCGCGGCACCTTCAAGGAAGCCTGGGCGCTGGCGTGGCAGCCCGAATTCAGCGTTCGTCTGGTGCAGGCCAGCCGTTACGGTCAGACGGTGGCGGACGCGGCAGGCGCACAGGCCACCGAAACAGCGCGGACAGGTGCGTCCCTGTCTGAATTGACCGCCCTGCTGGAAGCGGTGCGGTACGCCGATTTGCCGGACGCCCTGCCCGCCGCGCTGGACGCCCTGGATGCCCGTGCTGCGGTGGGGGCGGATGTGGCCGACTTACTGTCTGCGCTGGCCCCGCTGGCCCGATTGGCCCGGTACGGCGACGTGCGTGGACGCGACGAGGTGGCAAAAGGCGCAGATGAGGCCCCTGCCCGCGTCTTCCGCACCCTGCTCACGCGCGCCTGTGTGGGCCTGCCCACCGCTGCCATCGGTCTGGCCGAGGATGCTGCTGGAGTGTTGCAACGCGCCGTGGACGCCGGAGACGCCAGCGTGCGCCTGCTGGACGAGGCCGGGGCGCTGGCCGAGTGGCGCGCTGCCTTGCTGCATCTGGCGGATCGCCTGGAGGCCCATCCGCTGCTGGTTGGGGACGCCGTGCGACGGTTGCGCGACAGCGGCGAACTGGATGGCCCGGAGGTGGAGCGCCGCGTCAGCCTCGCTCTGGGTGCTGCGCGCCCCGGCGACGTCACTGCCTGGCTGGACGGTTTCCTGGGCCACAGCGCCGCGCTGCTGCTGCACGACTCCGCGTTGCTGGCCCTGCTGGACGGCTGGCTGGCGGGTCTGGAAGGCGACGCTTTCCAGGAGTCCCTGCCTCTGCTGCGCCGCGTGTTTTCCCGCTACGAGAAGCCCGAACGCCGCGCGCTGGGCGAGGCGGTGCGTGGAGGCGGGCCGAACAGGGGAGAGGCCGTGCTGGAGCTGGACGACGAACGGGCCATGCGTGTGGTGCCGGTGGTGCTGCGGCTGCTGGGGGTGCGCCAGTGA
- a CDS encoding AAA family ATPase produces the protein MTATQPTSAPEVLRQHAEQAYAHELSALAAQDDRPKPPQWNLSPHAVLTYLMGGKLKDGTEITAKYVGHRRLMEIAVATLATDRALLLIGVPGTAKSWVSEHLAAAISGDSTLLVQGTAGTGEEAIRYGWNYARLIAEGPSEAALVESPIMRAMRTGKLARVEELTRVQSDVQDALITVLSEKTLPVPELNTEIQATRGFNLIATANNRDRGVNDLSSALKRRFNTVILPVPDSLEDEVKIVVQRVAQLASSLQIPAAPPALEEVRRIVTIFRELRSGVTEDGKTKLKAPSGTLSTAEAISVVNHGLSLAAHFGNGELSAADVAASLVGAVVKDPVQDGVVWREYLETVAKKREDWRDLYKACRAVS, from the coding sequence ATGACTGCCACCCAGCCCACCTCTGCCCCAGAAGTCCTGCGCCAGCACGCCGAGCAAGCCTACGCCCACGAACTCTCTGCCCTGGCCGCACAGGACGACAGGCCAAAGCCCCCGCAGTGGAACCTCAGCCCGCACGCCGTGCTGACCTACCTGATGGGCGGCAAATTGAAGGACGGCACAGAAATTACCGCCAAGTATGTGGGCCATCGCCGCCTGATGGAAATCGCGGTGGCTACCCTCGCCACAGACCGCGCCCTGCTGCTGATTGGTGTTCCTGGCACGGCCAAGAGCTGGGTCAGCGAGCATCTGGCCGCCGCGATTTCGGGTGACAGCACGCTGTTGGTGCAGGGAACGGCGGGCACGGGCGAGGAGGCCATTCGCTACGGCTGGAATTATGCCCGCCTGATTGCCGAGGGTCCCAGCGAGGCGGCGCTGGTGGAAAGTCCAATCATGCGCGCCATGCGAACCGGCAAGCTGGCCCGCGTGGAAGAATTGACCCGTGTGCAGAGCGACGTGCAGGACGCCCTGATCACCGTGCTGTCCGAGAAGACCCTGCCCGTGCCGGAGCTGAACACGGAAATTCAGGCCACGCGCGGCTTCAACCTGATCGCCACCGCCAACAACCGGGACCGGGGCGTCAATGACCTGTCCAGCGCCCTCAAGCGCCGCTTCAACACGGTGATTCTGCCTGTCCCCGACAGCCTGGAAGACGAGGTGAAGATCGTCGTGCAGCGCGTGGCGCAACTGGCGAGCAGTCTCCAGATTCCCGCCGCGCCCCCGGCGCTGGAGGAAGTGCGGCGCATCGTGACCATCTTCCGCGAGCTTCGCAGCGGTGTGACCGAGGACGGCAAGACCAAGCTCAAAGCTCCCAGTGGCACGCTGTCCACTGCCGAGGCCATCAGCGTGGTCAACCACGGCCTGAGCCTGGCCGCCCACTTCGGCAACGGCGAACTGAGCGCGGCGGACGTGGCTGCCAGTCTGGTGGGCGCGGTGGTCAAAGACCCCGTGCAGGACGGCGTGGTGTGGCGTGAATACCTGGAAACTGTGGCAAAGAAAAGGGAAGACTGGCGGGATTTGTACAAGGCTTGCCGGGCGGTGAGTTGA
- a CDS encoding DUF5691 domain-containing protein gives MSDLKTLLATALVGMSRAALPPHVDTPLADALSRVTRDDAESTLLARAALVGLAARAGQLPLPSAPPPEPAPAELRPEAPARVTRHLISVLNTAMLPEWLSLCGAAGWRVPHADLPDLLDWGSHVNEELRATLRPVLGERGRWLAGFSSDWRWLLGLKSGDVTVDGPEWEGATKAGREALFRALRDADSAASRAFLTVHFKVEKAGVRKRLLDVLAQTWEAGDAELEPLLEETLSDRSEDVRAQVRRLLQGLPSSAYNARMADRAKAMLGQEKVGFLGRLRGQVNFTLALPEVPDADLKRDGLEPVQHPAERLRHLLNAVHPGALMTALELKPAGLVGLAAQFEATDELVRAIFSSAAQPIEPAFSELAELLLPRLKGSFTHWRADLLALVPAPRREAELQAALRGHDSQLTLTLLRGLPTPWPADLSTEVFRQLSRAIRKAESAFAAYDKNSDWDYAWINVLELAQTRASPAAPRPSSLPADAPEYARQTLDNLYAGLALRAQIHADFAAERSL, from the coding sequence ATGAGCGACTTGAAGACGCTGCTGGCAACGGCGCTGGTGGGAATGTCACGCGCCGCTCTGCCTCCGCACGTCGATACACCGCTGGCTGATGCCCTGAGCCGCGTGACAAGAGATGATGCGGAATCCACTCTGCTGGCCCGCGCTGCGCTGGTGGGACTGGCAGCCCGCGCGGGGCAACTGCCTCTGCCGTCGGCCCCGCCCCCTGAGCCTGCCCCCGCTGAACTTCGGCCCGAAGCCCCTGCCCGCGTGACCCGGCACCTGATCTCCGTGCTGAATACGGCCATGCTGCCCGAGTGGCTGAGCCTCTGCGGCGCGGCGGGCTGGCGCGTCCCACATGCTGACTTGCCCGATCTGCTGGACTGGGGGAGCCACGTGAATGAGGAACTGCGCGCCACGCTGCGCCCGGTGCTGGGCGAACGCGGGCGCTGGCTGGCCGGGTTTTCCTCCGACTGGCGCTGGCTGCTTGGCCTGAAAAGCGGTGATGTGACGGTGGACGGCCCGGAATGGGAGGGCGCCACCAAGGCGGGCCGGGAGGCGCTGTTCCGTGCCCTGCGAGACGCCGATTCTGCCGCCTCCCGCGCATTCCTGACCGTTCATTTCAAGGTTGAGAAGGCGGGCGTTCGCAAGCGGCTGCTGGATGTGCTGGCCCAGACCTGGGAGGCAGGGGACGCCGAACTCGAACCCCTGCTGGAAGAAACGCTGTCTGACCGCAGCGAGGACGTGCGCGCTCAGGTCCGCCGTCTGCTTCAGGGGTTGCCCAGCAGCGCCTATAACGCCCGGATGGCAGACCGCGCGAAAGCCATGCTGGGACAGGAAAAGGTGGGGTTCCTGGGCAGATTGCGGGGTCAGGTCAACTTTACCCTCGCCCTGCCGGAGGTGCCCGACGCGGACCTGAAACGCGATGGTCTGGAGCCTGTCCAGCACCCCGCTGAACGCCTGCGCCACCTGCTGAACGCTGTACATCCAGGGGCATTGATGACTGCGCTTGAGCTGAAGCCCGCCGGGCTGGTGGGTCTGGCGGCGCAATTCGAGGCCACCGATGAGCTGGTGCGGGCCATTTTCTCTTCGGCAGCCCAGCCGATTGAGCCGGCATTCTCGGAACTGGCCGAACTGTTGCTGCCCCGCCTGAAGGGCAGTTTCACGCACTGGCGGGCGGACCTGCTGGCCCTGGTTCCAGCGCCGCGCCGCGAGGCCGAACTGCAAGCGGCGCTGCGGGGCCATGATTCGCAGCTTACGCTGACCCTGTTGCGGGGCCTGCCGACGCCGTGGCCTGCTGACCTTTCCACCGAGGTTTTCAGGCAGCTCAGCCGGGCTATTCGCAAGGCCGAGTCGGCCTTTGCTGCCTACGATAAGAACTCGGACTGGGATTACGCCTGGATCAACGTGCTGGAGCTGGCCCAGACCCGCGCCTCACCCGCTGCCCCGCGCCCCTCCTCCTTGCCTGCCGATGCCCCCGAATACGCCCGCCAGACGCTGGATAACCTGTACGCTGGCCTGGCCCTGCGCGCCCAGATTCACGCCGATTTTGCGGCAGAGAGGTCCCTATGA
- a CDS encoding SWIM zinc finger domain-containing protein, with protein sequence MSQALTPETILSLAPDAGSAANARKLATPGKWPSLNDTDGVLWGECQGSGKTPYLTAVDLSGPVAKCSCPSRKFPCKHGLALLLLHASHGSDFGSQPAPESIQTWLAGRQNREVQKAEGGQQKAEKEADPAAQAKRRAAREKKVTAGLEGLHLFLNDLVRDGLATASSRPYSDWDTQAARLMDAQAAGAARRVAHIPELLGDPAALLAHLGELALLAEGWTNREGLVENELADLRSALGFPLDAAGLLETEGIRSRWNVLGQALIQEETLTVRRQWLQNSDQTALLLDFAPAGRPLPPGLPMGQSVEAELVLAPSAFAQRAVLKGEARGSGPLTDLPPPLTLTAMLSAHADALARNPWLERAAYLLGPVRVLPGEPWSVVDETGGGLPLTEDVRPLLRLLAESAGEAVSVFGEWDGAAFAALNFWTGTPGGRR encoded by the coding sequence TTGTCACAGGCATTAACCCCCGAAACCATTCTCTCTCTGGCTCCCGATGCGGGCAGCGCGGCCAATGCACGCAAACTCGCCACACCCGGCAAGTGGCCCAGCCTGAATGACACGGACGGCGTGTTGTGGGGCGAGTGTCAGGGCAGCGGCAAGACTCCGTACCTGACGGCGGTTGACCTGAGTGGTCCGGTGGCAAAATGCTCCTGCCCCAGCCGCAAGTTCCCCTGCAAGCATGGGCTGGCGCTGCTGTTGCTGCACGCCTCGCACGGTTCCGATTTTGGTTCTCAGCCCGCGCCCGAGAGCATTCAGACATGGCTGGCCGGGCGGCAGAACCGGGAGGTGCAGAAGGCAGAAGGCGGACAGCAGAAGGCCGAGAAGGAGGCCGATCCCGCCGCTCAGGCCAAACGCCGCGCCGCCCGCGAGAAGAAGGTGACGGCTGGGCTGGAGGGCTTGCACCTGTTCCTCAACGATCTGGTGCGTGATGGATTGGCCACGGCGTCTTCCCGCCCGTATAGCGACTGGGACACGCAGGCGGCGCGGTTGATGGACGCTCAGGCTGCGGGTGCGGCGCGGCGGGTGGCCCACATTCCCGAATTGCTGGGTGATCCCGCCGCTCTGCTGGCGCACCTGGGCGAACTGGCGCTGCTGGCTGAGGGCTGGACGAACCGCGAGGGCCTAGTCGAGAATGAACTGGCGGACCTGCGCTCTGCCCTGGGTTTTCCGCTGGACGCCGCGGGCTTGCTGGAAACGGAGGGGATTCGGTCGCGCTGGAACGTGCTGGGGCAGGCGCTGATTCAGGAAGAGACGCTGACCGTGCGCCGCCAGTGGCTCCAGAACAGCGATCAGACCGCCCTGCTGCTGGATTTCGCTCCGGCGGGCCGTCCGCTGCCGCCCGGCCTGCCGATGGGTCAGAGCGTGGAGGCCGAGCTGGTCCTTGCCCCCTCTGCTTTTGCTCAGCGGGCCGTGCTGAAGGGCGAGGCACGCGGGAGCGGCCCACTGACCGACTTGCCACCGCCTCTGACACTCACGGCAATGCTGTCTGCCCACGCCGACGCGCTGGCCCGCAATCCCTGGCTGGAGCGTGCGGCTTATCTGCTGGGGCCGGTGCGGGTGCTGCCGGGTGAGCCGTGGTCTGTGGTGGATGAAACCGGTGGTGGACTGCCACTGACGGAAGACGTGCGCCCGCTGCTGAGGCTGCTGGCCGAAAGTGCAGGCGAAGCAGTGTCCGTGTTTGGCGAGTGGGACGGCGCGGCCTTTGCTGCCCTAAATTTCTGGACAGGTACGCCAGGGGGGCGGAGATGA
- a CDS encoding adenylate kinase: MTQPKNKVVIFLGPPGAGKGTQAERLAAEQHLVKISTGDILRDHVVRGTELGQQIKPMLDAGQLVPDDILIALIRDRLAEMEGVRVIFDGFPRTRAQAEALDVLLEELGAPVNHVPLLEVPDELLIERIVSRGRDAAANGGTSRSDDTEAVARKRQDVYREQTQPLIDYYGARGNLKHVDGVGSMDEVYGRIQDSMK, encoded by the coding sequence GTGACTCAACCGAAAAACAAAGTCGTTATTTTTCTGGGGCCACCCGGTGCCGGGAAAGGCACACAGGCCGAGCGTCTGGCCGCCGAGCAGCATCTGGTCAAGATCAGCACCGGCGATATCCTGCGTGATCATGTGGTGCGTGGCACCGAACTGGGTCAGCAGATCAAGCCCATGCTGGACGCGGGCCAACTGGTGCCCGACGATATCCTGATCGCGCTGATCCGGGACCGTCTGGCCGAGATGGAAGGCGTCCGCGTGATCTTTGACGGCTTTCCGCGCACCCGCGCCCAGGCCGAGGCGCTGGACGTTCTGTTAGAGGAACTGGGCGCACCCGTCAACCATGTGCCACTGCTGGAAGTTCCCGACGAGCTGTTGATTGAGCGCATTGTGTCGCGCGGGCGGGATGCGGCAGCCAACGGCGGCACGTCCCGTAGCGACGACACAGAGGCGGTGGCCCGCAAACGTCAGGACGTGTACCGTGAGCAGACCCAGCCCCTTATTGACTACTACGGCGCACGCGGCAACCTGAAGCATGTGGACGGCGTGGGCAGCATGGATGAGGTGTACGGACGCATTCAGGACAGCATGAAGTAG
- the secY gene encoding preprotein translocase subunit SecY, with protein MLRAFRDAFRIPDLQRKIVFTLLLLAVYRLGSTIPTPGVNTAALSQATSGGLFGLISMISGGNLSQFSIFALGVLPYITASIVIQLMTTTIPALEKLSKEGEEGRKKINQFTRYSAVALGAVQALFFSLFVTSNAAYVAVGWTPGLFTVLVMVLTQVAGIAFTMWIGERITEVGIGNGISLIITVGIISAYPREIAATAQLFRTDQVQLLSLLAFIAIILVTIAGIVYVYQGERRVPVTYARARGGAPTAAAGSASAAKQQGAGQATWLPIKVNQAGVIPVIFASAMLIIPNLIASATATRAPGVSAWLNSNLVFGQPLYILLEATLIFGFTYLYNSVQFDPKRIAEQLREAGGFIPGVRPGTPTTEYLGSISSRLSLWGAIFLVVLTVIPQIVQRITGITTFQFSGTGLLIIVGVALETLKQLEAQLTVRRYDGFISKGRIRGRLNN; from the coding sequence ATGCTGCGCGCCTTCCGCGACGCGTTCCGTATCCCGGATCTCCAGCGGAAGATTGTCTTCACCCTGTTGCTGCTGGCGGTGTACCGCCTGGGAAGCACCATTCCTACCCCAGGCGTCAATACCGCCGCGCTGAGCCAGGCCACTTCGGGTGGCCTGTTCGGCTTGATCAGCATGATCTCGGGGGGCAATCTCTCGCAGTTCTCGATCTTCGCGCTGGGGGTGCTGCCGTACATCACGGCCAGCATCGTGATCCAGCTCATGACCACCACCATCCCGGCCCTGGAAAAGCTGTCCAAGGAAGGGGAGGAAGGGCGCAAGAAGATCAACCAGTTCACCCGCTATTCGGCGGTGGCACTGGGCGCAGTTCAGGCGCTGTTCTTCTCACTGTTCGTGACCAGCAACGCGGCGTATGTGGCCGTGGGCTGGACGCCGGGCCTGTTCACGGTGCTGGTAATGGTGCTGACCCAGGTGGCGGGGATCGCCTTTACCATGTGGATCGGCGAGCGCATCACCGAGGTCGGCATCGGCAACGGTATCTCGCTGATCATCACGGTGGGGATCATCTCGGCCTACCCGCGCGAAATCGCGGCGACGGCGCAACTGTTCCGCACCGATCAGGTCCAACTGCTGTCGTTGCTGGCGTTCATTGCCATCATCCTGGTGACGATTGCGGGCATCGTGTACGTGTATCAGGGCGAGCGGCGTGTGCCGGTCACCTACGCGCGTGCGCGGGGCGGTGCACCGACGGCGGCGGCTGGTTCGGCTTCTGCAGCTAAACAGCAGGGCGCGGGGCAGGCCACCTGGCTGCCCATCAAGGTCAACCAAGCTGGGGTGATTCCGGTGATCTTCGCCAGCGCCATGCTGATCATTCCCAACCTGATCGCCAGCGCCACGGCCACCCGCGCGCCGGGCGTGAGCGCGTGGCTCAACTCCAATCTGGTGTTCGGGCAGCCGCTGTACATCCTGCTGGAAGCCACACTGATCTTCGGCTTCACGTACCTGTACAACAGCGTGCAGTTTGATCCCAAGCGGATTGCCGAGCAATTGCGCGAGGCCGGAGGCTTTATTCCCGGCGTCCGGCCCGGCACGCCCACCACCGAGTATCTGGGCAGCATCAGCAGCCGCCTGAGCCTGTGGGGCGCGATCTTCCTGGTGGTTTTGACGGTTATTCCGCAGATCGTTCAGCGCATCACCGGGATCACCACCTTCCAGTTCTCGGGAACGGGCCTGCTGATCATCGTGGGCGTGGCGCTGGAAACCCTCAAGCAACTTGAGGCTCAATTGACGGTGCGCCGCTACGACGGCTTTATCAGCAAGGGCCGCATTCGCGGACGCCTGAACAATTGA
- the rplO gene encoding 50S ribosomal protein L15 encodes MKLHDLKPAEGSRKDRKRVGRGPGGTDKTAGRGHKGQKSRSGAGKGPFFEGGRSTLISRLPKRGFNNVGITHEIVKLSQLNEIEGTDTFDRTVLELVGLVRRKNRPVKLLAGGEVTRAVTVHVDAASQAAIKAVEAAGGSVVLPTPKPAAPNKEDRAAARAAAAKQAI; translated from the coding sequence ATGAAGCTCCATGACCTGAAGCCCGCCGAGGGCAGCCGCAAGGACCGCAAGCGCGTCGGGCGTGGCCCCGGCGGCACCGACAAGACCGCCGGACGCGGTCACAAGGGCCAGAAGTCGCGCAGCGGCGCGGGCAAGGGACCGTTCTTTGAAGGTGGCCGCAGCACGCTGATCAGCCGCCTGCCCAAGCGCGGTTTTAACAACGTCGGCATCACCCACGAGATCGTCAAGCTCTCGCAGCTCAACGAGATCGAGGGTACCGATACCTTTGACCGCACCGTGCTGGAACTCGTCGGTCTGGTGCGCCGCAAGAATCGTCCGGTCAAACTTCTGGCCGGCGGTGAGGTGACCCGCGCCGTGACCGTGCATGTGGACGCCGCCAGTCAGGCCGCCATCAAGGCCGTGGAAGCAGCGGGCGGCAGCGTCGTGCTGCCCACGCCCAAGCCTGCGGCCCCCAACAAGGAAGACCGCGCCGCTGCCCGCGCAGCCGCAGCCAAGCAGGCCATCTAG
- the rpmD gene encoding 50S ribosomal protein L30 produces the protein MKITLKRSVIGRRQSQVDTVKALGLRRIGDSREVNDNPALRGMIRTVQHLLEVEE, from the coding sequence ATCAAGATCACCCTCAAGCGCAGCGTGATCGGGCGTCGCCAGAGTCAGGTGGACACCGTTAAGGCCCTGGGTCTGCGCCGCATCGGTGATAGCCGTGAAGTCAATGACAATCCTGCCCTGCGCGGCATGATCAGAACCGTTCAGCACCTGCTGGAGGTAGAAGAATGA